In Acholeplasma equirhinis, the following proteins share a genomic window:
- a CDS encoding ABC transporter ATP-binding protein: MSKVIEVKNLTMDYGQGKGIFDLNFSIEKGEIVGFLGPNGAGKTTTIRVLLGLIKNHAGESLISTYNSKKDQIEIQKLIGYLPGEINFLDDLDGYQLIKLIADMKNIHDLSYADSLLKRFSLEPKQPIKKMSKGMKQKLGIVLAFFTKPEILILDEPSSGLDPLMQQSLIDLILEHKKNGATIFLSSHIFEEVEKTCTRVIMIKTGKIITDKPISDLKQQRLKAYEITFGNSKDLTSFSKDHQVTIKTELSCIYNLDHDLNTLLKNLTQYDVRDIARKDMILEEIFMQYYGD; this comes from the coding sequence ATGTCAAAAGTCATTGAAGTAAAAAACCTTACAATGGATTACGGTCAGGGTAAAGGTATATTTGATTTAAATTTTTCAATTGAGAAAGGTGAAATTGTAGGTTTTTTAGGACCGAATGGTGCAGGTAAGACTACTACGATTCGTGTACTTTTAGGTTTAATTAAAAACCATGCAGGTGAATCATTAATTTCAACATATAATTCAAAAAAGGATCAAATAGAAATCCAAAAACTCATTGGATATCTACCAGGTGAAATTAACTTTCTAGACGACCTTGATGGTTATCAACTGATAAAGTTAATTGCAGATATGAAAAACATTCATGATTTATCCTATGCAGACAGCCTACTTAAGCGATTTAGTTTAGAACCTAAACAACCCATTAAAAAGATGAGTAAAGGAATGAAACAAAAATTAGGCATCGTGCTTGCATTCTTTACGAAACCTGAAATATTAATTTTAGATGAACCTTCATCAGGACTCGATCCACTCATGCAACAATCCTTAATTGATTTAATTTTAGAGCATAAGAAAAATGGTGCAACGATTTTCTTATCCAGTCATATCTTTGAAGAAGTTGAAAAAACCTGTACGCGAGTCATTATGATTAAAACCGGAAAAATCATAACAGATAAACCAATTAGTGATTTGAAACAACAACGTCTAAAAGCGTATGAAATTACATTTGGAAACTCTAAAGATTTAACTTCTTTTTCAAAAGACCATCAAGTTACAATTAAAACTGAATTAAGTTGTATCTATAATTTAGATCATGATTTGAATACATTATTAAAAAATTTAACTCAATATGATGTAAGGGATATTGCAAGAAAAGATATGATTCTAGAAGAAATCTTTATGCAATATTATGGTGATTAA
- a CDS encoding TetR/AcrR family transcriptional regulator, translating into MTYEKFLNLKADKQEIILNAAYEVFSKYGYQQAPTDLICEKGGISKGALFHYFGNKENLFIYAFETTLNKLNDAIDLKSVTSYHVFDFLPYITMQKLKTLEKYPYMMSFLIRSIRDNKALLQEKGILDLLKHYESSQTFLYQKIDYSTLKNSISIEDFITWQTFVSTGFITMYPDHPNKEKLMKQLITFFDTVKENFSK; encoded by the coding sequence ATGACATACGAAAAATTTTTAAACTTAAAAGCGGATAAACAAGAAATTATCCTTAATGCAGCCTACGAAGTTTTCTCAAAATATGGTTATCAACAAGCACCAACTGATTTGATATGTGAAAAAGGAGGCATTTCAAAAGGTGCACTCTTCCACTATTTTGGGAATAAAGAAAACTTATTTATCTATGCTTTTGAAACAACGCTTAATAAATTAAATGATGCAATTGACTTAAAAAGTGTCACCAGTTATCATGTGTTTGATTTTTTACCCTATATTACAATGCAGAAACTTAAAACACTTGAAAAATATCCTTATATGATGAGTTTTTTAATCCGTTCGATTAGGGATAATAAAGCATTGCTTCAGGAAAAAGGTATTTTAGATTTATTAAAACATTATGAATCAAGTCAAACATTCCTCTATCAAAAGATAGACTACTCAACATTAAAGAATTCAATTTCTATAGAAGATTTTATTACCTGGCAAACATTTGTATCTACTGGATTCATCACTATGTATCCAGATCATCCAAACAAAGAAAAACTTATGAAACAACTGATAACATTCTTTGATACTGTCAAAGAAAACTTTAGTAAATAA
- a CDS encoding V-type ATP synthase subunit D, with amino-acid sequence MADIINATRMELTRLKNQLVTTRKGHKLLKDKQDEMMRKFLAQIESYKQLRTKVEQRFLQVVDDFSYAKSFHTKEELKDKFMIPSTEAKLQVGTVSVMSVPVPEIKIESLSDFELTYGFLGTNPILDQIVLNLSDLLPDLILLAASDKKNRILIKEIEKTKRRVNAIEHILIPEIEENIKTVKMKISDAERSNTVRVMKSKDLIIKKNLKKQ; translated from the coding sequence ATGGCAGACATTATCAATGCGACGAGAATGGAGCTTACGCGTCTTAAAAATCAATTAGTAACTACCCGTAAAGGACACAAGTTATTAAAAGATAAACAAGATGAAATGATGCGTAAATTCTTAGCTCAAATTGAATCATATAAACAACTTAGAACTAAAGTTGAACAACGTTTCTTACAAGTTGTTGATGATTTTTCATATGCCAAATCATTCCATACAAAAGAAGAACTAAAAGATAAGTTTATGATTCCATCTACTGAAGCTAAACTTCAAGTTGGTACCGTATCAGTGATGAGTGTTCCTGTTCCTGAAATCAAAATTGAAAGTTTAAGTGATTTTGAACTAACCTATGGTTTCCTTGGGACAAACCCAATCCTAGATCAAATTGTATTAAACTTATCTGACTTACTTCCTGATTTGATTCTACTCGCAGCATCTGATAAGAAAAATCGTATTCTAATTAAAGAAATTGAAAAAACTAAACGTCGTGTAAACGCGATTGAACATATTTTAATTCCTGAAATTGAAGAAAACATTAAAACTGTTAAGATGAAAATTTCTGATGCTGAACGTAGTAATACAGTGCGTGTCATGAAGTCTAAAGATTTAATCATTAAAAAAAACTTAAAGAAACAGTAA
- a CDS encoding V-type ATP synthase subunit F, with product MFDMMAFSTNLAFTSLNSVGVKVFHDTKDNLERHMLEALQTDVKIIIYDYEMEDFVQTLIEKYDDKMYPIFLKLPVGGKHEDTLKELKTMIEKSIGISII from the coding sequence ATGTTTGATATGATGGCATTTTCCACCAATCTAGCTTTTACCTCCTTAAATAGTGTAGGTGTTAAAGTATTTCATGACACAAAAGATAACTTAGAACGTCATATGCTCGAAGCACTTCAAACTGATGTTAAAATCATCATTTACGACTATGAAATGGAAGATTTCGTTCAAACACTTATCGAAAAATATGATGACAAAATGTATCCCATCTTCTTGAAATTACCAGTTGGTGGCAAACATGAAGATACATTGAAAGAATTGAAGACCATGATTGAAAAATCAATTGGTATTTCAATTATTTAA
- a CDS encoding V-type ATPase 116kDa subunit family protein translates to MIIPVKKAQLFVFNNQKEATLKLLQRHAFFMLTENHQKPNVENQRIKDAERVIELLKPHVKKSFGSDFIEIDQSSFDEIDENVLSRIPLILSIGDKIDAINEKMNQVKAKMSLIKPYLNLDIPNQDIKKIKTIDTIFGSVDHKNGEEFIQTLERFGSQYEVFDTVDKQTYFVVATLKQRFFLNELKLSGLNNELPQGTDLLQKLDNLNSKIQKFEEQKKQALQIINQLAKKKVDSKEMTVNESTIHNVLALANERQSLRNDIAAFKQEISQLKPFESLTLSLKKLDTSELLETKFAKVRLKSKGYNNLKSKAGLSLTNFSESKTHAYVGLTYLKDLRDQVLEGLTDIEFIELEKVDLIPTELIKQKESSIQNAEARLEEILTALNQFRAYADEISKVTSMHNVLKQEILEIISMMSHEEIFKAFKFKLMDLLQLGYIKLYVENVTEDSLVVKTVLSQTDLLRIILGDYRFNQIEMPNYAQKNQLIYQAYLNDSDQLAEEKAKLELELANESENIAQYKILYDQLVNKHNLNQISYAQTTYTEYLEGWIIESKVDALKKSLDQAEIIYELDLVEPEEGEVVPTAFKNNKLVQPFESITNTFSPPASNEVDPNPSMSVWYWIIFGLMMGDIGYGLIMMIGCFLFLKLLKPKGGTKSLLTVFGFSGLSTVVAGILYGSFFGYEIGILPPEYTLSLMEKPLEMLIFCLALGVLHIITGLVLKCINLVRDGDILGMLGDGLSWILVLLGIGIAVIPGIPYGMTIGVVVALTGAALVVLFTAHAKKNVITRTLFGIIGLYNATSFLGDILSYSRILALALSGAVIGSTMNLLAEMMFPMGFMGYIFAGLIYIGGHIFNLAMNLLSAYVHAGRLQYLEFFGKFYNGGGILFNPYQLNLKYVYSIKNKEN, encoded by the coding sequence ATGATTATTCCTGTAAAAAAGGCACAGCTTTTCGTATTTAACAATCAAAAAGAAGCCACATTAAAGCTGTTACAAAGACATGCCTTTTTTATGCTGACAGAGAATCATCAAAAACCCAATGTAGAAAATCAAAGAATAAAGGATGCAGAACGTGTTATTGAACTCTTAAAACCACATGTTAAGAAGAGTTTTGGATCTGATTTTATTGAAATTGATCAATCAAGTTTTGATGAAATAGATGAAAATGTTCTCTCAAGAATTCCATTGATACTTTCAATTGGAGACAAAATTGATGCCATCAACGAAAAGATGAATCAAGTTAAAGCCAAAATGAGTCTCATTAAACCATACCTTAATTTAGATATACCAAATCAAGATATCAAGAAAATAAAAACGATTGATACAATCTTTGGATCGGTAGATCATAAAAATGGTGAAGAATTCATTCAAACACTTGAACGCTTTGGCAGTCAGTATGAAGTCTTTGATACAGTCGATAAGCAAACATATTTTGTGGTTGCAACACTTAAACAAAGATTCTTCTTAAATGAATTAAAATTATCAGGTTTAAATAATGAACTACCACAAGGTACAGATTTACTTCAAAAACTAGATAATTTAAATTCAAAAATTCAAAAATTTGAAGAACAAAAGAAGCAAGCACTCCAAATCATTAATCAACTTGCTAAGAAGAAAGTTGATTCAAAAGAAATGACTGTGAATGAATCAACAATTCACAACGTCTTAGCACTTGCTAACGAAAGACAAAGTTTAAGAAATGATATTGCAGCTTTCAAACAAGAAATCAGTCAGTTAAAACCTTTTGAAAGTTTAACCTTAAGTCTTAAGAAACTAGATACTTCAGAACTCTTAGAAACGAAGTTTGCTAAGGTTAGATTAAAATCTAAAGGTTATAACAATCTAAAATCTAAAGCAGGGTTAAGTTTAACAAACTTTAGTGAATCTAAAACACACGCATATGTTGGATTAACTTACTTAAAAGATTTAAGAGACCAAGTTTTAGAAGGCTTAACTGATATTGAATTTATTGAATTAGAGAAAGTAGATTTAATTCCAACAGAGTTAATTAAACAAAAGGAAAGTTCAATCCAAAATGCAGAAGCTAGACTTGAAGAGATTTTAACAGCATTAAATCAATTTAGAGCATATGCCGATGAAATCAGTAAAGTTACTTCAATGCATAATGTGTTAAAACAAGAAATCCTTGAAATCATTTCAATGATGAGTCATGAAGAAATATTTAAAGCATTTAAGTTTAAATTAATGGATTTACTCCAATTAGGTTATATTAAACTTTATGTTGAAAATGTAACAGAAGATTCATTGGTAGTTAAAACGGTATTATCTCAAACTGATTTATTGAGAATAATCTTAGGTGATTATCGATTTAATCAAATTGAAATGCCAAACTATGCTCAAAAAAATCAACTGATTTATCAAGCATACTTAAATGATTCAGATCAATTAGCAGAAGAAAAAGCTAAACTTGAATTAGAACTTGCTAATGAATCTGAAAATATTGCACAGTATAAGATTCTTTATGACCAACTTGTGAATAAACATAATTTAAACCAAATTAGTTATGCACAAACAACTTATACTGAATACTTAGAAGGTTGGATTATTGAATCTAAGGTTGATGCATTAAAGAAATCACTTGATCAGGCTGAAATTATTTATGAGCTTGATTTAGTTGAACCAGAAGAAGGTGAAGTTGTTCCAACAGCATTCAAGAACAATAAACTGGTTCAACCATTTGAATCGATTACAAATACCTTTTCACCACCAGCTTCAAATGAGGTTGACCCTAACCCTTCAATGAGTGTCTGGTACTGGATTATCTTCGGTCTAATGATGGGAGATATTGGGTATGGACTAATTATGATGATTGGTTGCTTCCTATTCTTGAAGTTGTTAAAACCTAAAGGTGGCACAAAATCACTGTTAACTGTCTTTGGATTCTCAGGGTTATCAACTGTCGTTGCAGGTATACTCTATGGTTCGTTCTTCGGATATGAAATCGGCATTCTACCACCTGAGTATACATTGAGTCTCATGGAAAAACCACTTGAAATGTTAATCTTCTGTCTTGCTTTAGGAGTATTACATATCATAACTGGTTTAGTTCTTAAATGTATTAATCTCGTAAGAGATGGTGACATCTTAGGCATGTTAGGTGATGGTCTATCGTGGATCTTAGTCTTACTTGGTATTGGCATTGCAGTGATTCCAGGTATACCTTATGGTATGACAATTGGTGTTGTTGTTGCCTTAACTGGTGCCGCACTAGTTGTACTCTTTACAGCACATGCAAAGAAGAACGTTATCACAAGAACACTCTTTGGTATTATAGGACTTTATAATGCAACCTCATTCTTAGGGGATATCCTATCATACTCAAGAATCTTAGCACTTGCATTATCTGGTGCAGTGATCGGTTCAACAATGAACTTACTTGCTGAAATGATGTTCCCAATGGGCTTTATGGGTTATATCTTTGCAGGTTTAATTTACATTGGTGGACATATCTTCAACTTAGCGATGAACTTGCTATCCGCATACGTTCACGCTGGCCGTCTTCAATATTTAGAATTCTTCGGTAAATTCTATAACGGTGGCGGTATCTTATTCAACCCGTATCAACTAAATTTAAAATATGTATATTCCATTAAAAATAAAGAAAACTAA
- a CDS encoding V-type ATP synthase subunit E, which produces MSQTIEQIILDQAEKETKKLIADANQNKKNQLEQVESQLKLKNEKILNDLENEYDLALGLLNATHERDLKLELEKAKHEHILGLFQNVLNQLKALKGKDLLEFVATQIKKETVSGDEIIKVSKQDYTLYKAALSTGSGDLVEADLLNKILKTNFKLSNQPLDIESGFVLEGPVFDLNFSFESMVADLEKRYEKEIYERLG; this is translated from the coding sequence ATGAGTCAGACGATTGAACAAATTATTTTAGATCAAGCTGAAAAAGAGACTAAGAAGTTAATCGCTGATGCAAACCAAAATAAGAAAAATCAATTAGAACAAGTAGAATCTCAATTAAAACTTAAGAATGAAAAAATTCTAAATGATTTAGAAAATGAATATGACCTCGCTTTAGGTTTGCTTAATGCGACGCATGAACGCGATTTAAAATTAGAGCTTGAAAAAGCAAAACATGAACACATTTTAGGTTTATTCCAAAATGTATTAAACCAATTAAAGGCATTAAAGGGTAAAGACCTTTTAGAGTTTGTAGCTACTCAAATTAAAAAAGAAACAGTCTCTGGTGATGAAATCATTAAAGTTTCTAAACAAGACTACACTTTATACAAAGCAGCATTATCAACTGGATCTGGTGATTTAGTTGAAGCTGATTTATTAAATAAAATCTTAAAAACTAATTTCAAGTTATCAAATCAACCTCTTGATATCGAATCAGGTTTCGTTTTAGAAGGTCCTGTCTTCGATTTAAACTTCAGTTTTGAATCAATGGTTGCAGATCTTGAAAAACGTTACGAAAAAGAGATTTACGAAAGGCTAGGATAA
- a CDS encoding V-type ATP synthase subunit K, which translates to MEILSLILEDGQSVIDAGMGLTYALIGIGLAAILAGFGSILGVMIAGKASAGVLSEKPELFGKVFVLQALPGTQGMYGFIVAILLMLKLDLLSGNLPMNLSDEQGLLYIAAALPIAIVGLLSGIYQGVVARASILMTAKQPEGSTKGIMMTVLVETYAILALLVSILMYIGLPTGA; encoded by the coding sequence ATGGAAATTTTATCACTTATTCTTGAAGATGGTCAATCTGTAATTGATGCAGGTATGGGCCTAACTTACGCTTTAATCGGTATTGGTTTAGCAGCAATTTTAGCTGGATTCGGATCTATTTTAGGGGTTATGATTGCAGGTAAAGCATCTGCCGGTGTTTTATCAGAAAAACCTGAATTATTCGGTAAAGTATTCGTCTTACAAGCATTACCTGGTACACAAGGTATGTATGGTTTCATCGTTGCAATTCTTTTAATGTTAAAGTTAGATTTATTATCAGGTAACCTTCCAATGAATTTATCAGATGAACAAGGTTTACTCTATATTGCTGCAGCATTACCTATTGCAATTGTTGGTTTATTATCAGGTATTTACCAAGGTGTAGTTGCAAGAGCATCAATTCTTATGACTGCAAAACAACCTGAAGGTTCAACTAAAGGTATCATGATGACTGTCTTAGTCGAAACTTATGCCATCTTAGCTCTATTAGTCTCTATCTTAATGTATATTGGCTTACCAACAGGAGCGTAA
- a CDS encoding ABC transporter permease subunit, whose amino-acid sequence MVINVIWPLFKKELKSQAMLFGIFVGLILMYGFIVVTLFNPDPAEAGWLDFIIETYPEMMDLIGFNIADFTNYQLFISGYLYGMLFLLFGLIFAILLSNKLIFKYLDKGSFVYLHSTPHSRTQILFTQIKVLGTFQFLLALIMFLVVTLGGMIQYPDYVDPLKLLYLNFSYLLLMFALGSFNVFASSIFEGKLSFGLSVGVPVFFFFLQMIGNLGGDYEVFKYFTPFSLFNTDYIITYDPLSFIFNGVLIVMTILLTFLTFHLFNKRDLSI is encoded by the coding sequence ATGGTGATTAATGTGATTTGGCCACTCTTTAAAAAAGAATTAAAATCTCAAGCAATGTTATTTGGTATTTTTGTTGGATTAATTTTAATGTATGGATTTATTGTTGTTACATTATTTAATCCAGATCCTGCAGAAGCTGGATGGTTAGATTTCATTATTGAAACCTATCCTGAAATGATGGATTTAATTGGATTTAATATTGCGGATTTTACAAATTACCAATTATTTATTTCAGGTTATTTATATGGTATGTTATTCCTCTTATTTGGCCTCATATTCGCAATTCTACTTTCTAATAAACTAATTTTCAAATATTTAGATAAAGGTAGTTTTGTCTATTTACATTCAACACCGCATTCAAGAACTCAAATTTTGTTTACACAAATTAAAGTCTTAGGTACATTTCAATTTTTATTAGCACTTATTATGTTTCTAGTTGTCACATTAGGTGGAATGATTCAATATCCAGATTATGTTGACCCATTGAAACTCCTATATTTAAACTTCTCTTATTTATTATTGATGTTTGCATTAGGTTCATTTAATGTCTTTGCATCAAGTATCTTTGAAGGTAAACTTTCATTTGGACTCTCAGTTGGTGTACCTGTATTCTTCTTCTTCCTACAAATGATCGGTAATTTAGGTGGGGATTATGAAGTCTTCAAATATTTCACACCATTCTCACTATTTAATACAGATTATATTATTACCTATGATCCATTAAGTTTTATTTTCAATGGTGTGCTTATTGTAATGACAATACTTCTAACATTCTTAACTTTCCACTTATTTAATAAACGTGATTTAAGTATATAA
- a CDS encoding V-type ATP synthase subunit B produces MAIKEYKTVSEVVGPLVLVKKTENVKYDELVEIKLMNNEKRFGRVLEIDNDVALVQLFESSQGLKIDDAKAVFLGHGLELDLSPQILGRVFDGMGRPIDGKGKIVSYQRADINGSPLNPVARDYPNEFIQTGVSAIDGLNTLVRGQKLPIFSGSGLPHNKLAAQIARNAKVLSKDDKFAVVFAAIGITFEESNFFIESFKESGAIDRTVMFVNLANDPAIERIATPRMAITAAEYLAYELDMHVLVILTDITNYAESLREISAARKEVPGRRGYPGYMYTDLASLYERAGRVKGKKGSITQLPILTMPEDDKTHPIPDLTGYITEGQVILSRSLHNKNVTPPIDVLPSLSRLKDKGIGKNKTRSDHADVLNQLFANYARGKEAKELATVLGESALSDIDKLYAKFADRFENEYISQGFESNREIISGTLELGWDLLRILPRSELKRVSTKHLDEYYAPKPKED; encoded by the coding sequence ATGGCAATTAAAGAATATAAAACAGTATCTGAAGTTGTTGGACCTTTAGTCCTTGTCAAAAAGACTGAAAATGTTAAATATGATGAATTAGTTGAAATCAAACTCATGAATAATGAGAAAAGATTTGGTCGTGTACTTGAAATTGATAATGATGTTGCCCTAGTACAATTATTTGAATCAAGCCAAGGTTTAAAGATTGACGATGCGAAAGCAGTCTTCTTAGGACATGGTCTAGAACTTGATTTATCACCACAAATCTTAGGACGCGTCTTTGATGGTATGGGTCGTCCAATCGATGGTAAAGGTAAAATCGTATCTTACCAAAGAGCAGATATTAATGGTTCACCATTAAATCCGGTTGCACGTGACTATCCGAATGAATTTATTCAAACAGGTGTTTCTGCTATCGATGGTTTAAATACATTAGTTCGTGGTCAAAAGTTACCAATCTTCTCAGGATCAGGTCTACCACACAATAAACTTGCAGCTCAAATTGCAAGAAATGCTAAAGTATTATCTAAAGATGATAAATTCGCGGTTGTATTTGCCGCTATCGGTATTACATTTGAAGAATCTAACTTCTTCATTGAATCATTTAAAGAAAGTGGTGCAATTGATCGTACTGTCATGTTTGTAAATCTTGCAAATGACCCTGCAATTGAACGTATTGCAACACCTCGTATGGCAATTACTGCTGCTGAATATTTAGCTTACGAACTTGATATGCACGTGCTTGTTATCTTAACAGATATTACAAACTATGCAGAATCATTACGTGAAATCTCAGCTGCAAGAAAAGAAGTTCCAGGTCGTCGTGGTTATCCTGGTTACATGTATACTGACTTAGCATCATTATATGAACGTGCGGGTCGTGTTAAGGGTAAAAAGGGTTCAATTACACAACTTCCAATTCTTACCATGCCAGAAGATGATAAAACACACCCAATTCCAGACTTAACTGGATATATTACTGAAGGACAAGTTATCTTGTCTCGTTCATTACATAATAAGAATGTCACACCTCCAATCGATGTTTTACCTTCACTTTCACGTCTTAAAGACAAAGGTATTGGTAAAAACAAGACAAGAAGTGACCATGCAGACGTTTTAAACCAATTATTCGCAAACTATGCACGTGGTAAAGAAGCCAAAGAGCTTGCAACAGTTCTTGGTGAATCTGCATTATCTGACATTGATAAACTTTATGCAAAATTTGCAGACCGTTTTGAGAATGAATATATCTCACAAGGTTTTGAATCAAATAGAGAAATTATCAGTGGTACATTAGAACTTGGTTGGGATTTATTAAGAATCTTACCAAGATCTGAATTAAAACGTGTATCTACAAAACACTTGGACGAATACTACGCACCTAAACCTAAAGAGGATTAA
- a CDS encoding V-type ATP synthase subunit A, translating to MEKHGIITKVSGPLIVAKGMASVQVYDVVRVSEKRLIGEVLELRGDLASIQVYEETAGIGPGEPVYFTNEPLSVELGPGLLEGIFDGIERPLDKIFDQAGAQIPLGIDLPRLNREKIWKFEATKKAGDKVSGGTVVGTVRENETVLHKIMVPPTLNGTLKSIQSLEGNVDAVIAVLVDDKGIEHNLTMKQNWPVRRKRPYTRKLPPTQPMVTGQRVIDTLFPIAIGGIAAIPGPFGSGKTVVQHQLAKWADADIIVYIGCGERGNEMTDVLLEFPELQDPRTGSSLMKRTVLIANTSNMPVAAREASIYTGITIAEYFRDMGYKVAIMADSTSRWAEALREMSSRLEEIPGEEGYPAYLGSRISEFYERAGMVETLGKEIGAITAIGAVSPPGGDTSEPVSQATLRIVKVFWGLSASLAYRRHFPAIDWLKSYSLYYDDMLKFFDKTVNPGWSKQVHYVNALLQEEAQLNEIVRLVGVDALSADDRLKLLTAQLVREDYLHQNAFDSVDTYASPKKQYLLLSAIVEFNRLAQKALQENKAYKDIENLPVRERIGRFKYVEESKVEQEISGIMTEMQDQFDHLERA from the coding sequence ATGGAAAAACACGGAATAATTACAAAAGTTTCAGGACCACTGATTGTAGCAAAAGGGATGGCTTCCGTCCAAGTTTATGACGTTGTTAGAGTTTCTGAAAAGCGATTAATTGGTGAAGTTCTTGAACTTCGTGGTGATTTAGCAAGTATTCAGGTTTATGAAGAAACTGCTGGTATTGGACCAGGAGAACCTGTATATTTCACAAATGAACCACTTTCAGTTGAACTTGGGCCTGGCTTACTTGAAGGTATCTTCGATGGTATTGAACGTCCACTCGATAAAATCTTTGATCAAGCTGGTGCACAAATTCCACTTGGTATTGACTTACCTCGTTTAAATCGTGAAAAGATTTGGAAATTTGAAGCAACTAAAAAAGCTGGTGACAAAGTATCTGGAGGTACAGTCGTTGGTACAGTTCGTGAGAATGAAACTGTTCTACACAAAATCATGGTACCACCAACTTTAAATGGTACATTAAAATCAATTCAAAGTTTAGAAGGCAATGTTGATGCAGTTATCGCAGTCTTAGTTGATGATAAAGGTATCGAACATAACCTTACAATGAAACAAAACTGGCCAGTAAGAAGAAAACGTCCTTACACTAGAAAATTACCTCCAACACAACCAATGGTAACAGGTCAAAGAGTTATTGATACACTCTTCCCGATTGCAATTGGTGGTATTGCTGCGATCCCTGGACCATTCGGTTCAGGTAAAACAGTCGTTCAACATCAACTTGCTAAATGGGCTGATGCTGACATTATTGTTTATATCGGTTGTGGTGAACGTGGTAATGAAATGACTGACGTTTTACTAGAATTCCCAGAACTTCAAGACCCAAGAACTGGTTCTTCATTAATGAAGCGTACTGTTTTAATCGCAAACACTTCAAACATGCCTGTTGCTGCACGTGAAGCATCAATTTATACAGGTATTACAATTGCGGAATATTTCCGTGATATGGGTTATAAAGTTGCGATTATGGCTGACTCAACATCTCGTTGGGCAGAAGCATTACGTGAAATGTCTTCACGTTTAGAAGAAATTCCAGGTGAAGAAGGTTATCCTGCTTACTTAGGTTCAAGAATTTCAGAATTCTATGAAAGAGCTGGTATGGTTGAAACACTTGGTAAAGAAATCGGTGCAATCACTGCGATTGGTGCAGTTTCACCTCCAGGTGGTGACACCTCAGAACCAGTATCACAAGCAACACTTCGTATTGTAAAAGTCTTCTGGGGATTATCTGCATCTCTTGCATATCGTCGTCACTTCCCAGCGATTGACTGGTTAAAGAGTTATTCTCTTTATTATGATGACATGCTTAAATTCTTTGATAAGACTGTAAACCCAGGTTGGAGTAAACAAGTTCATTATGTGAATGCACTCCTTCAAGAAGAAGCACAATTAAATGAAATCGTTCGTTTAGTTGGGGTCGATGCATTATCTGCAGATGACAGATTAAAATTATTAACTGCTCAACTTGTTCGTGAAGACTATCTTCACCAAAACGCATTTGACTCAGTTGATACATATGCATCACCAAAGAAACAATACTTACTTTTAAGTGCAATTGTTGAATTCAACCGTCTTGCACAAAAAGCATTACAAGAAAATAAAGCGTATAAAGATATCGAAAACTTACCTGTAAGAGAACGTATCGGTCGCTTCAAATATGTTGAAGAAAGTAAAGTGGAACAAGAAATTTCAGGCATTATGACTGAGATGCAAGATCAATTTGACCACTTAGAAAGGGCGTAA